A section of the Papio anubis isolate 15944 chromosome 16, Panubis1.0, whole genome shotgun sequence genome encodes:
- the DEFB121 gene encoding beta-defensin 121 — MKLLLLLLTVTLLLAQVTPVTKCWGKSGRCRTTCKKREVYYILCKTEAKCCVDPKYVPVRSKLTDTNTSLESTSAV; from the exons ATGAAGCTCCTTCTTCTGCTTTTGACTGTTACCCTGCTCCTGGCCCAGGTCACCCCAG TCACGAAATGTTGGGGTAAGTCAGGCAGGTGCAGAACAACATGTAAAAAACGTGAAGTATACTATATATTATGCAAAACTGAGGCTAAGTGCTGTGTGGATCCCAAGTATGTACCTGTAAGATCAAAATTAACAGACACAAATACAAGCCTGGAATCAACTTCTGCAGTCTGA